The Faecalibacter sp. LW9 genome has a segment encoding these proteins:
- a CDS encoding (4Fe-4S)-binding protein has product MDVHEYSNGEVTILWKPKLCQHATNCVQLLPRVYNPKARPWIKPENATSDELRAQVAQCPSGVLSITE; this is encoded by the coding sequence ATGGATGTACACGAATATTCGAATGGAGAAGTAACCATTCTATGGAAGCCAAAGTTATGTCAACATGCGACAAACTGTGTGCAATTATTGCCAAGAGTCTATAATCCAAAAGCGAGACCTTGGATAAAACCCGAAAATGCAACTTCGGATGAATTACGAGCTCAAGTGGCACAATGTCCTTCAGGAGTATTAAGCATTACAGAGTAG
- a CDS encoding MFS transporter, with product MKNTISTPLYSAKSIRIAVTLFYFCTGLVFSSWASRIPTIKNKLSISEGELGSLLLVMPIGEVATLALVGKLVATYGSKTVFQFGILGYVFMLLMIPFADHFWTLALVLTLFGICSNSCNIAINTQGVDVENLYQRSIMSSFHGAWSLAGFVGALIGLVLMHFKVTILPHFLLVAVMILGLFFFQRKYLFDYMPTEDEQKKGMVKPDKTLIQLGIIGFLGMATEGTMFDWSGVYFHEIVKAPEKWTTLGYAAFMITMASGRFVGDRFIEKYGKQRILQGSGILMGTGLLISVFFPSMMICTLAFMLIGLGVACTVPTVYSVAGQHKTINPGVALALVSSISFLGFLLGPPLIGYIAELFDLRYSYALFAMFGFILTAIVSTTKIFKG from the coding sequence ATGAAAAATACAATCTCTACGCCACTCTATTCGGCAAAAAGTATTCGAATAGCTGTTACGCTTTTCTATTTCTGCACAGGTTTAGTATTCTCTTCTTGGGCCAGTCGAATTCCTACCATCAAAAATAAATTGTCCATTTCAGAAGGTGAATTGGGTTCTCTCCTTTTAGTGATGCCTATTGGTGAAGTGGCTACGTTAGCACTTGTGGGTAAATTAGTGGCTACGTATGGAAGTAAAACTGTTTTCCAATTCGGAATTTTAGGTTATGTGTTCATGTTATTAATGATACCTTTTGCAGATCATTTCTGGACTTTAGCGTTAGTATTGACCTTATTCGGTATCTGCAGTAATTCTTGCAATATAGCAATTAATACACAAGGTGTTGATGTCGAAAACTTATACCAGCGTTCCATAATGTCTTCATTTCATGGTGCATGGAGTTTAGCAGGGTTTGTTGGTGCCTTAATTGGTTTAGTTTTAATGCATTTTAAAGTTACTATTCTGCCACACTTTCTATTGGTTGCGGTAATGATTTTAGGATTGTTCTTTTTTCAGCGAAAATATCTTTTTGATTATATGCCGACTGAAGACGAACAGAAGAAGGGGATGGTGAAACCGGATAAGACATTAATTCAATTAGGAATTATAGGATTTCTGGGAATGGCAACGGAAGGAACCATGTTTGATTGGAGTGGGGTCTATTTTCATGAAATTGTCAAAGCTCCTGAAAAATGGACAACATTAGGTTATGCCGCATTTATGATTACCATGGCCTCGGGCCGTTTCGTAGGCGACCGATTTATTGAAAAATATGGTAAACAACGTATCTTACAAGGGAGTGGTATTTTAATGGGTACAGGATTGTTAATTTCAGTATTTTTTCCTTCGATGATGATTTGTACGTTAGCATTTATGCTTATCGGTTTAGGTGTTGCTTGTACAGTACCTACTGTCTATAGTGTCGCAGGGCAACATAAAACCATTAATCCAGGAGTGGCTTTGGCTTTGGTTTCAAGTATTTCGTTTTTGGGATTTTTGTTAGGACCGCCTTTGATCGGTTATATTGCCGAATTATTTGATTTAAGATATTCTTATGCTTTATTTGCAATGTTTGGATTTATATTAACCGCAATTGTTTCTACAACTAAAATTTTTAAAGGATAG
- a CDS encoding Crp/Fnr family transcriptional regulator: MIKEKIISTYPSIFDEELLDEIEDLGRLIDFKANDLLIDLNQTITGMPILLSGALKIMREDYDEGELLLYFLEKGDTCAMTMACCLGDKQSKIRAVAETDGQLIMIPIRKMDEWLAKYPSWRRFIFDSYTNRMEEMLSAIDNLAFNDMNQRLKKYLLDVASINKGKVINKTHQEIAYELNTSRVVISRLLKALEKENFLHLNRNVITIQ; this comes from the coding sequence ATGATTAAAGAGAAAATTATAAGTACATATCCTTCTATATTCGATGAAGAATTATTAGATGAAATTGAAGATTTAGGTCGGTTGATCGATTTTAAAGCAAATGATTTATTGATTGATCTGAATCAGACCATCACCGGTATGCCTATACTTTTATCAGGTGCTCTTAAAATTATGCGAGAAGATTATGATGAAGGCGAATTGCTTTTGTATTTTCTAGAAAAAGGTGATACTTGTGCAATGACGATGGCTTGTTGTTTAGGAGATAAGCAAAGTAAGATTCGAGCTGTTGCTGAAACGGATGGGCAACTGATTATGATTCCAATTCGTAAAATGGACGAATGGTTGGCGAAATATCCTTCGTGGCGAAGATTTATATTTGATAGTTATACCAATCGAATGGAAGAAATGTTATCTGCAATTGATAATTTGGCATTTAATGATATGAACCAACGTTTAAAAAAATATTTGTTGGATGTCGCTAGTATTAATAAAGGTAAAGTGATTAATAAAACACATCAAGAAATTGCATACGAACTGAATACTTCTCGAGTAGTTATCTCCCGTTTATTGAAAGCTTTAGAAAAAGAAAATTTTTTACATTTAAATCGAAATGTAATAACTATTCAATAG
- a CDS encoding JAB-like toxin 1 domain-containing protein, with product MAPDNDYQLLKNGKVELIRETEDTTDTLYASNTDGSVNENKSITINNGTLDNIENTTFFDPTLAKNGKNVPIQIVDASSSNNSQGLFEFMADNSTSEFSIANFENGKTLIGTSFEHDAESSLNITLPKNGTLISHDHSHPSWKEPSGADSEMVTTISSLQPNTITTFRIYDVTNKQYNTYDDSGIELETTIIKPRKK from the coding sequence ATGGCTCCTGATAATGATTATCAATTATTAAAAAATGGTAAGGTAGAATTAATTAGAGAAACCGAAGATACCACTGATACTTTGTATGCTTCTAATACTGATGGTTCTGTTAACGAAAATAAAAGTATTACAATTAATAATGGTACTTTGGACAACATTGAAAATACAACATTTTTTGATCCAACCTTAGCAAAAAATGGAAAAAATGTTCCAATACAAATAGTTGACGCTAGCTCTTCGAATAACTCTCAAGGATTATTCGAATTTATGGCTGATAATTCTACTTCTGAATTTTCAATAGCAAATTTTGAGAATGGAAAAACATTGATAGGTACAAGTTTCGAACATGACGCAGAAAGTAGTCTAAATATTACCTTGCCAAAAAATGGAACATTAATTTCCCATGATCATTCACATCCTAGTTGGAAAGAACCTTCTGGTGCTGATAGCGAAATGGTTACCACGATTAGTTCTCTACAACCGAATACTATTACTACTTTTAGAATTTATGATGTAACTAATAAGCAATATAACACATACGATGATTCAGGTATAGAGTTAGAAACTACAATTATTAAACCAAGAAAAAAATAA
- a CDS encoding iron ABC transporter permease encodes MNERIAFIGSVALWVVLFMISIVVGKADLMISDYLSIFHSSDEMVSNLILNFRLPKSITAILVGIALPIAGFLMQELFKNPLAEPSVLGVTSMSSLGVGIVVFLFSIIGLTQYLNHPWIIIIASFIGAFAALILILSFAQRIKSSASLIILGFMMSGLTVALISLMQYFAPSEQIKQFLMWGFGTLSGLTWSQILIFAFCVTLGLMLTTKSLKGIVALNFGEKYAQTMGIHLKSLRTTILIASALLTSAATAFTGPIGFIGLVIPHLCRSVLKTSNIFLLLKWIIISGMNTMLFFLILTEIFPFGTLPINIITSLIGAPIVISILLNHKFEIKS; translated from the coding sequence ATGAATGAAAGAATTGCTTTTATAGGAAGTGTAGCATTATGGGTTGTATTATTTATGATCAGTATTGTTGTAGGTAAAGCAGACTTAATGATCTCGGATTATCTTTCCATCTTTCATTCCTCTGATGAAATGGTATCTAATTTGATTCTTAATTTTCGATTACCGAAGTCAATAACAGCAATTCTAGTCGGAATAGCCTTACCTATTGCGGGTTTTTTAATGCAAGAATTATTTAAAAATCCATTGGCTGAACCATCGGTTCTAGGAGTAACATCCATGTCGAGTTTAGGTGTAGGAATTGTTGTATTTCTTTTCTCCATCATAGGGTTAACACAATACCTCAATCATCCTTGGATTATTATTATCGCTTCATTTATAGGCGCATTTGCCGCTTTAATTTTAATATTAAGCTTTGCACAACGTATTAAATCATCTGCATCATTAATTATTCTAGGATTTATGATGAGTGGACTAACCGTTGCATTAATTAGCCTGATGCAGTATTTTGCACCATCCGAACAAATTAAGCAATTTTTAATGTGGGGCTTTGGAACTTTAAGTGGATTAACTTGGTCTCAAATTTTAATTTTCGCTTTCTGTGTTACTTTAGGTTTGATGTTAACAACAAAATCATTAAAAGGAATTGTAGCTTTAAATTTTGGTGAAAAATATGCCCAAACTATGGGGATACATTTGAAATCATTACGAACGACCATACTTATTGCATCAGCTTTACTAACATCAGCAGCAACTGCTTTTACTGGACCTATAGGTTTCATTGGTTTAGTTATACCTCATTTGTGTCGCTCTGTATTAAAAACATCCAATATTTTTTTATTATTAAAATGGATTATCATCTCAGGAATGAATACGATGTTATTCTTTTTAATTTTAACTGAAATTTTTCCATTTGGAACGTTACCTATTAATATAATAACCTCATTAATTGGCGCACCAATAGTCATTTCGATTTTATTAAACCATAAATTTGAAATTAAGTCATGA
- a CDS encoding T9SS sorting signal type C domain-containing protein, translated as MKKLRQCYLGYLSLFFLLFSIIGWGQHIANISDFDAYYKLSSNEGINVNGEYIIASFDLTRPNISQNQNGSINGVLMNSKSSARLFWDGLAYDNGTLYKSNINGLNDFVHATINNKSVRWKFIINESNYRIQNLSNEKYLYTRDSRGNYGINAGSTKEDWKITLNKIYSTKLNERPLVYSNRVGGSDFFVDKNLLSSSSNDISNTDIYKRLTLDNVYSQIAYVLDRKLFPAKNSTGANITYEVIKTTRNGVQINETLITEMSRNDDFVDFRFEADGVVELKAIVDRQGHIPSYTKTIYITIKESQPCFIEGFENQSFQGGYNSQEILLATDFPNFPNLSNGNNIYKYFSGIILGSLSNKKAHITTRTLSGLSGNVTVEILVKSDVADKDIRIGFISKSKVDANTITISNSNFHNSQVSNYNIDKTIIDSEYTKVYKSFNLGNSGIPNDLVFYIGTHYSDTRMFINEVKINCSTYNDETTWDHGFWSYGKPDKNRKAIIRQQTQESFEAKEILVQRRTPDSDKLTILVTNNDTYSAFSNLTVDPNDELIFDKGSYLYLNRLSSGESVAATVSGNVGFKSKVNYFNYESNIYSSPVVDQLIKGNGNNYFTPNGTIYMFDTETFSWKNYIGNTFDKGKGVMIQRTGVTKYFSSYDSDNDPNTVNRPLAFEGVFKGVPNKHMSTRVNLTPNMAGGSYMLGNPYSAPISIKSFLSYNTNIDFIEIMVNENPWDYTVGKYLQPKYYTYCNKSGCTNSGNNTNFDFDLDLGVGFLAKTTSNIVNYFVDFRYSDIVKNVGKNVLLENNRQSRNEEFKFSLGLIADNKEAATFLMSFTPNGSNEYEEGMDAKISNKEFEFFSLNNDNKYVIETRGYPLDINDTIKINFKTSLEGSHMVYLKNIFNELDVNQKIFLKDKYENIIVDLTSDNFYEFNSVVGDFSDRFEILFKNNILDVSDQLKNDNLVVYKFNKQRFIDSKILITSIIVYDILGNFISQQTNINSKNVQINNLPTKGVFLLKIKLYNGEIVTKKIINN; from the coding sequence ATGAAAAAACTTCGACAATGTTATTTAGGCTATTTAAGTCTATTTTTTTTACTGTTTTCTATTATTGGATGGGGGCAGCATATTGCAAATATTTCTGATTTTGATGCATACTATAAATTATCTAGTAATGAAGGAATAAATGTTAATGGAGAATATATTATTGCTAGTTTTGATTTAACAAGACCTAACATTTCCCAAAATCAAAATGGTTCAATTAACGGAGTACTAATGAATAGTAAGTCATCAGCCAGATTATTTTGGGATGGTTTAGCTTATGATAATGGAACTTTATACAAGAGTAATATAAATGGATTAAATGATTTTGTACATGCTACAATTAATAATAAATCAGTAAGATGGAAATTTATCATAAATGAATCGAATTATAGAATTCAAAATTTATCTAATGAAAAATATTTATATACGAGGGATAGCCGGGGGAATTATGGGATAAATGCGGGTAGTACAAAAGAAGATTGGAAAATTACCCTTAACAAAATTTATAGTACTAAGTTAAATGAAAGACCATTAGTTTATTCAAACAGAGTTGGAGGTTCAGATTTTTTCGTAGACAAAAATTTATTGTCAAGTTCATCTAATGATATTAGTAATACAGATATTTATAAAAGATTAACATTAGATAATGTATATTCTCAAATAGCATATGTTTTAGATAGGAAATTATTTCCAGCAAAAAATTCTACAGGTGCAAATATTACTTATGAAGTAATAAAAACTACAAGAAATGGTGTGCAAATAAATGAAACATTAATAACAGAAATGTCTAGAAATGATGATTTTGTTGATTTTAGATTTGAAGCTGATGGTGTTGTAGAATTAAAAGCTATTGTAGATAGACAAGGTCATATACCTAGTTATACAAAAACTATATATATAACAATTAAAGAGAGCCAACCCTGTTTTATAGAAGGCTTTGAAAATCAGAGTTTTCAAGGAGGTTATAATAGCCAGGAAATATTATTAGCTACTGATTTTCCAAATTTTCCAAATTTATCTAATGGTAATAATATTTATAAATATTTTTCTGGTATAATTTTGGGTTCTTTATCTAATAAAAAAGCACATATCACAACTAGAACATTATCTGGTTTATCGGGAAATGTTACTGTAGAAATATTAGTTAAATCAGATGTAGCTGATAAAGATATTAGAATAGGATTTATAAGTAAATCAAAAGTTGATGCTAATACAATTACTATTAGTAATAGTAATTTTCACAATTCTCAAGTTTCGAATTATAATATCGATAAAACAATTATTGATTCTGAATATACAAAAGTATATAAAAGTTTTAATTTAGGGAATAGTGGAATACCTAATGACTTAGTGTTTTATATCGGGACTCATTATAGTGATACCAGAATGTTTATAAATGAAGTTAAGATTAATTGTTCAACATATAATGATGAAACTACTTGGGATCATGGATTTTGGAGTTATGGAAAGCCAGATAAAAACCGAAAAGCTATTATTAGACAACAAACTCAAGAAAGTTTTGAAGCAAAGGAAATTTTAGTTCAAAGAAGAACTCCTGACTCTGACAAATTAACTATTTTAGTCACTAATAATGATACTTATAGTGCATTTTCTAATCTTACTGTTGATCCAAATGATGAATTAATTTTTGATAAAGGTTCTTATTTATATTTAAATAGATTATCATCAGGTGAAAGTGTAGCTGCAACTGTATCAGGAAATGTAGGATTTAAGTCTAAAGTTAATTATTTCAATTATGAATCAAATATATATTCCTCTCCTGTAGTAGATCAATTAATAAAAGGTAATGGAAACAATTATTTTACTCCAAATGGGACAATTTATATGTTTGATACAGAAACTTTTTCATGGAAAAATTATATTGGAAATACATTTGATAAAGGAAAAGGTGTGATGATTCAAAGAACCGGAGTTACAAAGTACTTTAGTAGTTATGATTCAGACAATGATCCAAATACGGTTAATAGACCATTAGCTTTTGAAGGTGTATTTAAAGGTGTTCCAAATAAACATATGTCAACAAGGGTTAATTTGACTCCAAATATGGCTGGAGGTAGTTATATGTTAGGTAATCCTTATTCAGCACCGATTTCAATAAAATCTTTTTTATCATATAATACAAATATTGATTTTATTGAAATTATGGTAAATGAAAATCCTTGGGATTATACTGTTGGAAAATATTTACAACCAAAATATTATACGTATTGTAATAAATCAGGGTGTACTAATTCAGGAAATAATACCAATTTTGATTTTGATTTAGATTTAGGTGTAGGGTTTTTAGCAAAGACAACTTCAAATATTGTAAATTATTTTGTAGATTTTAGATATTCAGATATTGTTAAAAATGTTGGCAAAAATGTGTTATTAGAAAATAATAGACAATCTAGAAATGAAGAATTTAAATTTAGTTTGGGATTAATAGCAGATAATAAAGAAGCTGCTACATTTTTAATGAGTTTTACTCCAAATGGTTCAAATGAATATGAAGAGGGAATGGATGCTAAAATATCTAATAAAGAATTTGAGTTTTTTAGTTTGAATAATGATAATAAATATGTAATAGAAACAAGAGGGTATCCTCTTGATATTAACGATACTATTAAAATTAACTTTAAAACTTCATTAGAAGGGTCACATATGGTTTATTTAAAAAATATATTTAATGAGTTGGATGTTAATCAAAAAATATTTTTAAAAGATAAATATGAGAATATTATTGTTGATTTAACAAGCGATAATTTTTATGAATTTAATTCAGTAGTTGGTGATTTTTCAGACAGATTTGAAATATTATTTAAGAACAATATTTTAGATGTTTCTGATCAACTAAAAAATGATAATCTGGTTGTTTATAAATTTAATAAACAAAGATTTATAGATTCAAAGATTTTAATTACTTCAATAATAGTTTACGATATTTTAGGTAATTTCATTAGCCAACAGACCAATATTAATTCTAAAAACGTACAAATTAATAATTTACCAACAAAAGGTGTTTTTTTATTAAAAATTAAGTTATACAATGGAGAAATAGTTACTAAAAAAATTATTAACAATTAA
- the lysA gene encoding diaminopimelate decarboxylase codes for MELNRERLLELVQKYDAPLYVYDANKIRAQYEKMTNAFSTVKRLKLNYACKANTNLNILKYFKSLGSGLDTVSLQEVELGLMAGFKPKEIIYTPNGVSYEEIKQVIALGVRINIDNLSVLETFGQDFPNYPVCVRINPHIMAGGNANISVGHIDSKFGISIHQLPHIKRVVENTGLHLDGVHMHTGSDILDIDVFLQGAEILFEVAAEFKNLSYIDFGSGFKVPYYPGADETDIEYLGERLSARFNAFEKAYGKPLTLMFEPGKFMVSEAGLFLASVNVVKQTTSTVFAGIDTGFNHLIRPMFYNAHHEIENISNPEGRSRYYTVVGYICETDTFGSNRKINEISEGDILCFHNAGAYCFSMASNYNSRLKPAEVLLIDDKDYLIRRRETLQDIIATTEEIKF; via the coding sequence ATGGAACTGAATAGAGAACGTCTATTGGAATTGGTGCAAAAATATGATGCGCCATTATATGTATATGATGCGAACAAAATCCGTGCGCAATATGAAAAAATGACGAATGCATTTTCTACAGTCAAACGTTTAAAGTTAAATTATGCATGTAAGGCGAATACCAATCTTAATATTTTAAAATACTTCAAATCCCTTGGTTCAGGATTAGATACGGTTTCTTTACAAGAAGTAGAATTAGGTTTAATGGCTGGTTTCAAACCAAAAGAAATCATCTACACTCCTAATGGTGTTTCATATGAGGAAATCAAACAAGTGATCGCATTAGGAGTTCGAATCAATATTGATAACTTATCGGTTTTAGAAACTTTTGGTCAAGATTTTCCAAATTATCCGGTATGTGTTCGTATTAATCCACACATTATGGCGGGAGGTAATGCAAATATCTCGGTTGGTCATATTGATTCAAAATTTGGAATTTCGATTCATCAATTACCTCATATTAAACGTGTTGTTGAAAATACAGGATTACATTTAGATGGGGTGCATATGCATACTGGTTCTGATATTTTAGATATCGATGTGTTTTTACAAGGTGCTGAGATTCTATTTGAAGTAGCAGCAGAATTTAAAAATTTATCTTATATCGACTTTGGATCTGGATTTAAAGTTCCATATTACCCTGGAGCAGATGAAACAGATATTGAATATTTAGGCGAACGTTTATCGGCACGATTCAATGCTTTTGAAAAAGCTTATGGAAAACCATTAACGTTAATGTTTGAACCTGGAAAATTTATGGTTTCTGAAGCAGGATTATTTTTAGCTTCTGTTAATGTGGTCAAACAGACGACATCTACTGTATTTGCAGGAATCGATACAGGATTTAACCACTTAATTCGTCCCATGTTTTATAACGCGCATCATGAAATTGAAAACATTTCAAATCCTGAAGGAAGAAGTCGTTATTATACTGTCGTAGGGTACATTTGTGAAACGGATACGTTTGGATCAAATCGAAAAATTAATGAAATCAGCGAAGGTGATATTTTATGTTTTCACAATGCCGGAGCCTATTGTTTTTCAATGGCATCGAATTACAATTCGCGGTTAAAACCTGCCGAAGTTTTATTAATCGATGACAAAGATTATTTAATCCGTCGCCGTGAGACATTACAAGATATAATCGCAACTACAGAAGAAATCAAATTCTAA
- a CDS encoding ABC-F family ATP-binding cassette domain-containing protein, with protein MITVNDVAVQFGSTTLFSGVSFVINENDKIALMGKNGAGKSTLLKIVAGINKPSQGNIAAPKEAVIAYLPQHLLTEDNCTVREETSKAFEAYLSMKREIDEINEQLTIRTDYESDDYMKLIERMTEVSEKFYSIEEVNYEAEVEKVLKGMGFAQEDLDRPTSEFSGGWRMRIELAKILLQQPDLILLDEPTNHLDIDSIQWLEDFLKNQAKAVMLISHDRAFVDNITNRTIEVTMGRIYDYKAKYSDYLVLRQDRRMHQQKAYDEQQKFIAENKAFIERFRGTFSKTEQVQSRVRMLEKLEIIEIDEVDTSALKLKFPPAARSGQYPVTVEGLSKAYGDHVVFKDANMVIERGQKVALVGKNGEGKSTMIKAIMGEIDFEGKLEIGHNAQIGYFAQNQASLLDEDLTIFETVDRIAEGDVRTQIKNILGAFMFKGDDIDKKVKVLSGGEKTRLAMVKLLLEPYNVLILDEPTNHLDMKTKDIIKDALRDFEGTVILVSHDRDFLDGLAEKVFEFGNQRVKEHFEDIKGFLALKKMESLSEIEK; from the coding sequence ATGATTACAGTTAATGATGTTGCCGTACAATTTGGTTCAACAACTTTATTTAGTGGTGTTAGTTTCGTGATAAACGAAAATGATAAAATTGCCTTAATGGGTAAAAATGGTGCAGGAAAATCGACACTATTAAAAATTGTTGCAGGAATTAATAAACCATCACAAGGAAATATTGCTGCACCTAAAGAAGCAGTAATTGCTTATTTACCACAACATTTATTAACTGAAGATAATTGTACTGTTCGTGAGGAAACCTCTAAAGCATTTGAGGCTTATTTATCGATGAAGCGTGAGATTGATGAAATCAATGAACAATTAACGATTCGCACTGATTATGAAAGTGATGATTATATGAAGTTAATTGAACGCATGACGGAAGTGAGTGAAAAATTTTATTCCATCGAAGAAGTAAATTACGAAGCAGAGGTCGAGAAAGTTCTGAAAGGGATGGGATTTGCACAAGAAGATTTGGATCGTCCAACTTCTGAATTTTCTGGAGGATGGCGTATGCGTATCGAATTGGCCAAAATCCTTTTGCAACAACCTGATTTAATTTTGTTGGATGAGCCAACCAATCACTTGGATATTGATTCGATTCAATGGTTAGAGGACTTTTTGAAAAATCAAGCGAAAGCAGTGATGTTGATTTCACATGACCGTGCCTTTGTGGATAATATTACTAATCGTACAATTGAAGTTACGATGGGACGTATTTATGATTATAAAGCTAAATATTCAGATTACTTAGTTTTACGTCAAGATCGTCGTATGCATCAGCAGAAAGCTTATGATGAGCAACAAAAATTTATTGCCGAAAACAAAGCGTTTATTGAACGTTTTCGTGGAACATTTTCGAAAACAGAGCAAGTGCAGTCTCGTGTACGCATGTTAGAAAAATTAGAAATTATCGAAATTGATGAGGTAGATACATCCGCGTTAAAATTAAAATTCCCACCAGCTGCACGTTCAGGGCAATATCCTGTGACGGTAGAAGGTTTATCGAAAGCTTATGGTGATCATGTGGTGTTTAAAGATGCTAACATGGTTATTGAAAGAGGGCAAAAGGTCGCGTTAGTTGGTAAAAATGGAGAAGGTAAATCAACGATGATCAAAGCTATTATGGGTGAAATTGATTTCGAAGGGAAATTAGAAATTGGGCACAATGCACAAATTGGATATTTCGCGCAAAATCAAGCGTCGTTATTGGATGAGGATTTAACGATTTTCGAAACAGTCGATCGTATCGCAGAAGGGGATGTTCGTACGCAGATCAAAAATATCTTAGGCGCTTTTATGTTTAAAGGGGATGATATTGATAAAAAAGTAAAAGTATTGTCTGGTGGTGAAAAAACACGTTTGGCGATGGTCAAATTATTACTTGAACCTTACAATGTTTTAATCTTAGATGAGCCTACCAATCATTTGGATATGAAAACAAAGGATATTATTAAAGATGCCTTACGTGATTTTGAAGGAACTGTAATTTTAGTTTCACACGATCGTGATTTCTTGGATGGTTTAGCCGAAAAAGTTTTTGAATTTGGGAATCAACGGGTAAAAGAGCACTTTGAAGATATCAAAGGTTTCTTAGCGTTGAAGAAAATGGAATCTTTAAGTGAGATTGAAAAGTAA